The Halopseudomonas sabulinigri genome window below encodes:
- a CDS encoding PepSY-associated TM helix domain-containing protein: MNVKAWFLVHKWTSLICTLFLLMLCLTGLPLIFHEEIDHLFGDEVQTPAMPAGTADASLDTLVSAALGHRPGDVIRFMFWDDHHPHQAFVTMAGSLDAPADENHSLIMDTRTAAVLDEPEPDRGFMYVMFKLHVDLFAGLPGMLFLGFMGLLFVVAIVSGVVLYAPFMRKLDFGSVRSQRSARLKWLDLHNLLGVVTLVWALVVGLTGSINTLSPVVVGLWQQDQLASMTAAYAEVPIPEQLGSLQRAVDTADAAVENMHMSFIAWPGSQFSSQHHYGIFYRGDQPLTSRLLQPVLVDAQTNARLEPQPLPWYAQALLLSQPLHFGDYGGLPLKIIWALLDLATIVVLGSGLYLWLGRRSTTARRIAELQSGGLSEEPSP, encoded by the coding sequence ATGAACGTCAAAGCCTGGTTTCTGGTTCACAAGTGGACCAGCCTGATCTGCACCCTGTTTTTGCTGATGCTGTGCCTCACCGGGCTACCACTGATTTTTCATGAGGAAATTGACCACCTGTTCGGCGATGAGGTCCAGACCCCGGCAATGCCCGCAGGTACAGCGGACGCCAGCCTCGACACCCTGGTCAGCGCTGCTCTCGGGCATCGCCCGGGTGACGTCATCCGCTTCATGTTCTGGGATGACCACCACCCGCACCAGGCCTTCGTCACAATGGCCGGCAGCCTGGATGCCCCGGCAGATGAAAATCACTCGCTGATTATGGATACCCGCACCGCCGCCGTTCTCGATGAGCCCGAGCCCGACCGCGGCTTCATGTATGTGATGTTCAAACTGCATGTCGACCTGTTTGCCGGCTTGCCCGGCATGCTGTTCCTCGGTTTTATGGGGCTGCTGTTCGTGGTTGCCATCGTCTCGGGTGTGGTGCTTTACGCGCCCTTTATGCGCAAGCTGGATTTTGGCAGCGTACGTAGCCAGCGCAGCGCCCGGCTGAAATGGCTGGATCTGCACAACCTGCTGGGCGTGGTCACGCTGGTCTGGGCACTGGTGGTCGGCCTGACCGGCAGCATCAATACGCTCAGTCCTGTCGTCGTTGGGCTGTGGCAACAGGATCAGCTGGCCAGCATGACTGCTGCCTACGCAGAGGTGCCGATACCCGAGCAATTGGGCTCGCTGCAGCGCGCGGTGGATACCGCAGACGCTGCAGTAGAGAACATGCACATGAGCTTTATCGCCTGGCCGGGCAGCCAGTTCTCCAGCCAGCATCACTACGGCATTTTCTACCGCGGCGATCAGCCGCTGACCTCGCGTTTGCTGCAGCCGGTGCTGGTGGATGCGCAGACCAACGCGCGGCTGGAACCGCAGCCGCTACCCTGGTACGCCCAGGCCTTGTTACTGTCCCAGCCACTGCATTTTGGTGACTACGGCGGCCTGCCGCTGAAAATCATCTGGGCCCTGCTCGACCTGGCCACCATCGTGGTACTGGGCTCCGGGCTTTACCTGTGGCTGGGTCGGCGCAGCACTACCGCTCGCCGCATAGCGGAGTTGCAGAGCGGCGGCCTGAGTGAGGAGCCCAGCCCATGA
- the efpL gene encoding elongation factor P-like protein EfpL: MPRAAELKKGQIVQINSQPYIVSQIDVKSPSSRSGTTLYKVRFNHVQTKQKLDQSLTGDDMLSPIDFQKRQVQFLYQDADGYTFMDNEDFAQFTLSADQLEEQLDYLFDGIEGLYGLLVEGSLVGIELPAVVEMPIEETPPAIKGSSASARTKTARFATGLEIQIPEYLETGEVVRINTESGKFMSRA, translated from the coding sequence ATGCCCAGAGCCGCCGAACTGAAAAAAGGTCAGATCGTCCAGATCAACAGCCAGCCTTACATCGTTAGCCAGATTGACGTTAAGAGCCCGTCTTCACGCAGCGGGACCACCCTGTACAAGGTGCGCTTCAATCACGTGCAGACCAAGCAGAAGCTGGACCAGAGCCTGACCGGCGATGACATGCTGAGCCCTATCGACTTCCAGAAACGCCAGGTGCAGTTTCTGTATCAGGACGCCGATGGCTACACCTTCATGGATAACGAGGATTTTGCCCAGTTCACCCTGAGCGCTGATCAACTTGAAGAACAGCTCGACTACCTGTTCGACGGCATCGAAGGGCTGTACGGCCTGCTGGTGGAAGGCAGTCTGGTGGGTATCGAACTGCCCGCCGTAGTAGAGATGCCGATCGAAGAAACACCGCCCGCCATCAAGGGCTCTTCCGCCAGCGCCCGCACCAAGACCGCACGCTTCGCCACCGGTTTGGAAATTCAGATCCCCGAGTACCTGGAGACCGGCGAGGTGGTGCGTATCAACACCGAATCCGGCAAGTTCATGTCCCGCGCCTGA
- the mscK gene encoding mechanosensitive channel MscK — protein MSRFLSSFILCLFISTSVLAQEAPQTEELNQRIEATNASVETLNSSSLAEPDKRELNELYQSTLNYLKQSVQAKDDQDKLQEEIASAPRETQSIRAQHNQLAKRDNAGNARKDSLQKTELHELEGKLAEQVNQMFTWQNELTAVNGELIAAQTRPERTQASVSDNQKRAQTVAEQLRSLQRQPPTQQSRARIDMLQAERDYLQITNDLLRQKLSGNNVLQDLATQKKNLLSLQIRQIEDDIKVLQDVINEKRRSQSEQAVSDATLPEDESQNQVLQDQSSINRELSEELLSATGQIGDLTRRNIETKQQTEHLSQVDKALEQQIDVLEGSLLLSRILHQQKNALPKVSIDSRIADQIADLRLRQFELTQLSNDLSNPDAYLNNLLLQIPVRQRDALRPGLEQMVNSRVTLVEQLNNNINTLINLAISLQINQRQLQQLSDDLKRTIDDQLFWVASSKPLDMGWLKDFPAQAKRQVDSLHLKQVAGNVVNTIKLHYPWGIFFALFIALYLWRQPSMRHKLNTLHDEVGHFRRDSPWHTPRALGLTIALISPIPLALLFLGLIMHLGNEPAMPALGLALLKLSLAWFVLHLLYRVLDPRGIAARHFHWDDSLVQRLHKLARRLAWIMLPLVLVLGLHGALPQQLGGDALGRAIMMLGMALLAGLLGRMMWRSEPLYHSRILHFSATTVLILAPLALAGLTAWGYHYTAVKLAERFIDSLYLIVLWMLLEGTVVRNLNVAGRRLAYQRAVAKRQAAEAREGQDSEVPSVEVPEMNIQQINQQSLRLAKLALVIAFSIALYFTWADLISAASYLESVTLWQYEGDGLNTGESVPISAGDILSALVTLILTFTLARNLPGLLEILVLSRMELRQGTSYAVTTLLSYVIVGFGLVSSLSSLGVSWDKLQWLVAALGVGLGFGLQEIFANFISGLIILFERPVRIGDVVTIGPLSGTINRIRIRATTITDFDNKEIIVPNKNFVTEQIINWSLQDTITRVIIKVGVAYGSDVAKVRQLLKEIAQNNPRVLKDPEPLVFFLNFSDSTLEHELRVHVKELADRNQATDEINREIDRVFKENGIEIAFRQLDVNLRSSKGLEKLVHSYRVDEPNREQADAIPVKVGDPDPETPAERSDDEPGSGSPPL, from the coding sequence ATGTCGCGTTTTTTGTCATCGTTCATTCTCTGCCTGTTTATCAGCACCAGCGTGCTGGCCCAGGAAGCGCCGCAGACCGAAGAGCTGAATCAGCGTATTGAAGCCACCAACGCGAGCGTCGAGACCCTCAACAGCAGCTCCCTGGCCGAACCGGACAAGCGCGAGCTGAACGAGCTGTATCAAAGCACCCTGAACTACCTCAAGCAGAGCGTGCAGGCCAAGGACGATCAGGACAAGCTGCAGGAAGAGATCGCCAGCGCGCCGCGCGAAACCCAAAGCATCCGCGCCCAACACAATCAACTGGCCAAGCGCGACAACGCCGGCAACGCACGTAAGGACAGCCTGCAGAAAACCGAGCTGCACGAGCTGGAAGGCAAGCTGGCCGAACAAGTCAATCAGATGTTCACCTGGCAGAACGAGCTGACCGCCGTTAACGGCGAGCTGATTGCCGCCCAGACACGCCCGGAGCGCACCCAGGCCAGCGTGTCGGACAACCAGAAGCGCGCGCAAACCGTGGCGGAACAGCTGCGCTCGCTGCAGCGCCAGCCGCCAACCCAGCAAAGCCGCGCGCGCATCGATATGCTGCAGGCCGAGCGTGATTACCTACAAATCACCAACGACCTGCTGCGTCAGAAGCTCTCGGGCAATAACGTGCTACAGGACCTGGCAACCCAAAAGAAAAACCTGTTGAGCCTGCAGATCCGTCAGATCGAAGACGACATCAAGGTCCTGCAGGACGTGATCAATGAAAAGCGCCGCAGCCAGTCGGAACAAGCTGTCAGCGACGCCACGCTGCCGGAAGACGAATCGCAGAATCAGGTATTGCAGGACCAGAGCAGCATCAACCGCGAGCTGAGCGAGGAGCTGTTATCGGCAACTGGCCAGATTGGCGACCTGACCCGCCGCAACATCGAAACCAAGCAGCAAACCGAACACTTGAGCCAGGTCGACAAGGCCCTAGAGCAGCAAATCGATGTATTGGAAGGCAGCCTGCTGCTGTCGCGCATACTGCACCAGCAGAAAAATGCACTGCCCAAGGTCAGCATTGACAGCCGAATTGCCGATCAGATCGCCGACCTGCGCCTGCGCCAGTTTGAACTCACCCAGCTGAGTAACGACCTGAGCAACCCGGATGCCTACCTGAACAACCTGTTGCTACAGATCCCCGTGCGCCAGCGCGATGCCCTGCGCCCGGGGCTGGAACAGATGGTCAACAGCCGGGTGACGCTGGTCGAGCAGCTGAACAACAACATCAACACGTTGATCAATCTGGCCATCAGCCTGCAGATCAACCAGCGCCAGCTGCAACAGCTCAGCGATGACCTCAAGCGCACCATCGACGACCAGCTGTTCTGGGTCGCCAGCAGCAAACCGCTGGACATGGGCTGGCTGAAGGATTTTCCGGCCCAGGCCAAGCGCCAGGTCGACAGCCTGCACCTCAAACAGGTGGCCGGCAACGTGGTCAATACCATAAAGCTGCACTACCCCTGGGGCATCTTCTTTGCCCTGTTCATCGCCCTGTATCTGTGGCGTCAACCGAGCATGCGCCACAAGCTCAACACCCTGCACGACGAGGTCGGCCACTTTCGTCGAGACAGCCCCTGGCACACCCCACGGGCGCTGGGCCTGACCATTGCGTTGATCAGCCCGATACCGCTGGCACTGCTGTTTCTGGGGCTGATAATGCACCTGGGCAATGAACCGGCGATGCCGGCACTGGGCCTGGCGCTACTCAAGCTCAGCCTGGCCTGGTTTGTCCTGCACCTGCTGTACCGCGTGCTTGACCCGCGCGGTATTGCGGCACGTCATTTCCACTGGGATGACAGCCTGGTGCAGCGCCTGCACAAGCTGGCCCGCCGACTCGCCTGGATCATGCTGCCCTTGGTACTGGTGCTGGGGCTGCACGGCGCCCTGCCACAGCAGCTGGGTGGAGACGCGTTGGGACGCGCCATCATGATGCTGGGCATGGCGCTGCTGGCCGGTTTGCTGGGGCGCATGATGTGGCGCAGCGAGCCGCTGTATCATTCGCGCATACTGCATTTCAGTGCCACCACAGTGCTGATTCTGGCGCCGCTGGCACTGGCCGGACTGACGGCCTGGGGCTATCACTACACCGCGGTCAAGCTGGCCGAACGCTTTATCGACAGCCTTTACCTGATCGTGCTCTGGATGCTGCTGGAGGGCACAGTGGTGCGCAACCTGAACGTCGCCGGCCGCCGCCTAGCCTATCAGCGCGCCGTGGCCAAACGACAGGCGGCCGAAGCACGTGAGGGTCAGGACAGCGAAGTGCCCTCGGTCGAAGTGCCGGAAATGAACATCCAGCAGATCAACCAGCAGTCACTGCGCCTGGCCAAACTGGCCTTGGTGATCGCTTTCAGCATTGCGTTGTATTTCACCTGGGCCGACCTGATCAGCGCGGCGTCCTACCTTGAGTCGGTCACGCTCTGGCAGTACGAAGGCGATGGCCTGAACACCGGCGAATCAGTACCGATCAGCGCCGGCGATATCCTCAGCGCACTGGTTACCCTGATTCTCACCTTCACCCTGGCGCGCAACCTGCCCGGCCTGCTGGAAATACTGGTGCTCTCGCGCATGGAACTGCGCCAGGGCACCAGCTATGCCGTCACCACGCTGCTGAGCTATGTGATCGTCGGCTTCGGCCTGGTCAGCTCACTGTCATCACTGGGCGTGAGTTGGGACAAGTTGCAATGGCTGGTGGCCGCACTGGGTGTCGGTCTGGGTTTTGGTCTGCAGGAAATCTTCGCCAACTTCATTTCCGGCCTGATCATCCTATTTGAACGCCCGGTACGTATTGGCGATGTGGTCACCATCGGGCCGCTGTCCGGGACCATCAACCGCATTCGTATTCGCGCCACTACCATTACCGATTTCGATAACAAGGAAATCATTGTCCCCAACAAGAACTTCGTCACCGAGCAGATCATCAACTGGTCGCTGCAAGACACCATCACTCGGGTAATCATCAAGGTCGGGGTCGCCTATGGGTCAGACGTGGCGAAAGTGCGCCAACTACTGAAAGAAATAGCGCAGAACAATCCACGCGTACTGAAAGACCCCGAGCCGCTGGTGTTCTTCCTCAATTTCAGCGACAGCACCCTGGAGCACGAACTGCGCGTGCATGTGAAGGAGCTGGCCGACCGTAACCAGGCCACAGATGAGATCAATCGCGAGATCGATCGGGTGTTCAAGGAGAACGGCATCGAGATCGCCTTCCGTCAGCTCGACGTCAATCTGCGCAGCAGCAAGGGCCTGGAAAAGCTGGTACACAGCTACCGCGTGGATGAGCCAAACCGCGAACAGGCAGACGCCATCCCGGTCAAAGTCGGTGACCCTGACCCGGAAACCCCTGCCGAACGCAGTGACGACGAACCCGGCAGCGGCTCACCCCCGCTCTAG